One stretch of Prunus persica cultivar Lovell chromosome G1, Prunus_persica_NCBIv2, whole genome shotgun sequence DNA includes these proteins:
- the LOC18790648 gene encoding uncharacterized protein LOC18790648 has protein sequence MAVKERSRASSQSQNWQNTFNGLVQMIRDQQSQLETLAKDRQLLEDRVRTQNERWTYDIRLLEDQISQMKGDLEFQELAGSLQAAKFELVLGLKQREGYLTKLKLEYTDSELEGFKGWFDLYNKFSDLKGGGEDGDKRISNTKSPKKSKQEKQRSKQLEDDLRRLNQQYDKLASEKSSEVSALLAEKKFVWNQYKIMEENYTTKLRSKHSEVEQAEAKIQNFLAHMEHLQSSNKEKDGKIAILISKVAKMESDSNKLKEEISKLSTELDLLRKSTSASSTPLLNHCTAGTRTCSLRGNNSAKDRTNVTVKKDSSAAQLPDPIKDTRKGSSISKRKIDDVITISETPKLFSSRFKVPKLKNASPGIR, from the exons atGGCTGTTAAGGAGCGCTCGAGAGCCTCCTCTCAAAGTCAAAACTGGCAGAACACATTCAACGGTTTGGTGCAGATGATACGGGATCAACAATCACAGCTCGAGACACTGGCCAAAGACCGACAACTCCTTGAAGATCGCGTCCGAACGCAAAACGAGCGATGGACCTATGATATTCGTCTCTTGGAAGATCAAATCTCCCAG ATGAAGGGGGATTTGGAATTTCAAGAGTTGGCGGGCTCCCTTCAGGCGGCCAAGTTTGAGTTGGTCCTGGGATTGAAGCAACGAGAGGGTTATCTCACCAAACTCAAATTAG AATACACGGACAGTGAGTTAGAAGGTTTCAAAGGATGGTTTGACTTATACAATAAATTCTCTGATTTAAAG GGAGGAGGCGAAGATGGGGATAAAAGAATTAGCAATACAAAGTCTCCCAAAAAAAGCAAGCAAGAGAAACAGCGTTCTAAACAATTGGAAGATGACCTCAGGAGGTTAAATCAGCAGTACGATAAGCTCGCTTCAGAAAAGAGCTCGGAGGTATCTGCACTATTGGCAGAGAAGAAGTTTGTGTGGAATCAGTATAAGATTATGGAAGAAAATTACACCACTAAACTAAGGAGCAAGCATTCTGAAGTTGAGCAGGCGGAGGCAAAGATACAAAATTTTCTTGCTCATATGGAGCACTTACAATCCTCAAATAAGGAAAAGGATGGCAAGATTGCAATATTAATAAGTAAAGTTGCTAAGATGGAGTCTGATTCAAATAAGTTGAAGGAAGAAATTTCCAAACTTTCAACGGAATTGGATTTGTTAAGAAAGTCCACAAGTGCTTCCTCTACTCCTCTCTTGAACCATTGCACGGCAGGAACTAGAACTTGTAGCTTGAGAGGCAACAATAGTGCTAAGGATAGAACCAATGTAACTGTGAAGAAAGATTCATCTGCTGCACAACTTCCTGATCCCATAAAGGACACCAGAAAG GGGAGCAGCatctcaaagagaaaaatagacGATGTTATAACGATTTCGGAGACTCCAAAGTTGTTCTCATCCAGATTTAAAGTACCGAAATTGAAGAATGCATCACCAGGCATAAGATAA
- the LOC18793921 gene encoding probable alkaline/neutral invertase B, translating to MSPVHGDHSGQNGNVRSLETTVATLFEFGEDSDVMRLLDRPRQVNVERKRSFDERSISELSNIGSPCRRSCFLGSPRPSSYYESHPMVADAWETLRRSVVHFRGQPVGTLAAVDHSVEELNYDQVFVRDFVPSALAFLMNREDEIVKNFLLKTLRLQSWEKIVDQFKLGEGVMPASFKVLHDPVRNFETITADFGESAIGRVAPVDSGFWWIILLRAYTKSTGDTSLSEMPECQNGIRLILSLCLSEGFDTFPTLLCADGCCMIDRRMGVYGYPIEIQALFFMALRCALLLLKQDNVGKEFVKRITDRLHALSYHMRSYFWLDLKQLNDIYRYKTEEYSHTAVNKFNVMPDSLPDWVFDFMPSRGGYFIGNVSPARMDFRWFCLGNCVAILSSLATPEQSSAIMDLIESRWEELVGEMPLKICYPAIESHEWKIVTGCDPKNIRWSYHNGGSWPVLLWLLTAACIKTGRPQIARRAIELAESRLSKDSWPEYYDGKLGRYMGKQARKFQTWSIAGYLVAKMMLEDPSHLGMISLEEDKQMKPLVKRSASWSS from the exons ATGTCTCCGGTTCATGGGGATCATTCTGGTCAAAATGGGAATGTAAGAAGTCTTGAGACGACGGTGGCCACCCTATTTGAATTCGGCGAAGACTCTGATGTGATGAGGTTACTTGACAGACCAAGGCAAGTGAACGTGGAAAGGAAGAGATCCTTTGATGAAAGGTCAATCAGCGAATTGTCCAACATAGGGTCTCCTTGTAGAAGGTCCTGTTTTCTGGGGAGCCCTAGACCAAGCAGCTACTATGAATCGCATCCCATGGTTGCCGATGCATGGGAAACCTTGAGGCGCTCTGTCGTTCACTTCCGCGGCCAGCCTGTTGGAACACTTGCCGCCGTCGATCATTCTGTCGAAGAACTTAACTATGATcag GTCTTTGTTAGGGATTTTGTGCCAAGTGCATTGGCCTTTTTGATGAATCGGGAGGATGAAATAGTGAAAAACTTTCTGTTGAAAACACTTCGCCTCCAATCATGGGAGAAAATAGTGGATCAGTTCAAGCTTGGAGAAGGGGTGATGCCAGCAAGTTTCAAAGTGCTCCATGACCCTGTAAGAAATTTCGAAACCATAACTGCGGATTTTGGTGAGAGTGCAATAGGGAGAGTAGCTCCAGTTGATTCTGGGTTTTGGTGGATCATCTTGCTTCGTGCTTACACAAAGTCTACAGGGGACACTTCACTGTCTGAAATGCCCGAATGCCAAAATGGCATTCGCCTTATCCTTAGCCTCTGTCTCTCAGAGGGCTTTGATACTTTCCCAACTCTGCTCTGTGCTGATGGATGCTGCATGATTGACCGGAGAATG GGTGTATATGGGTACCCAATTGAAATACAAGCACTGTTCTTCATGGCTTTAAGATGTGCTCTGCTTCTGCTTAAGCAAGACAACGTTGGGAAGGAGTTCGTGAAGCGCATAACTGATCGCCTCCACGCTCTAAGTTATCACATGCGGAGCTATTTTTGGCTGGACCTGAAGCAGCTCAACGATATCTACCGCTACAAAACAGAGGAGTATTCTCACACTGCAGTGAACAAGTTCAACGTGATGCCCGATTCGCTTCCAGATTGGGTTTTCGATTTCATGCCGAGCCGCGGTGGCTACTTCATTGGGAACGTGAGCCCAGCAAGAATGGACTTTCGCTGGTTCTGCTTGGGCAACTGTGTGGCAATTTTATCGTCTTTGGCGACCCCAGAGCAATCTTCAGCGATCATGGATCTTATCGAGTCACGCTGGGAAGAGCTGGTTGGAGAAATGCCATTGAAAATTTGTTACCCAGCCATAGAAAGTCACGAATGGAAAATCGTCACTGGGTGCGACCCAAAGAATATCAGGTGGAGCTACCACAACGGGGGCTCTTGGCCAG TGCTTCTGTGGCTGTTGACGGCGGCGTGCATAAAGACGGGGCGACCCCAAATTGCTCGACGTGCGATTGAGCTTGCGGAAAGTCGGTTGTCGAAAGACAGCTGGCCAGAGTATTATGACGGGAAGCTGGGAAGGTACATGGGAAAGCAGGCACGTAAGTTTCAGACATGGTCCATTGCTGGGTACTTGGTGGCTAAGATGATGCTTGAAGACCCGTCTCATTTGGGCATGATTTCTCTGGAGGAAGACAAGCAAATGAAACCCCTTGTTAAAAGATCTGCTTCATGGTCCTCTTAA
- the LOC18791342 gene encoding uncharacterized protein LOC18791342: MTTRWKEEKAESPQTLKSNAFSFQSPKQNKMSPLPVPEDVALQIASFLQVPDLCSLASCSRLWRELCGSDCIWESLVRDRWPSLELSDGSSSSSAIKKPMSMGWRCFYMELHNEKAARATSVVQFVETCSSSVSLEVGEYQKAMQDLHALQFGYQDVQMFLFKPELTVLVNLLGLHYCINWLGVPANCVLKALESRKISERQVCVKWWKLGIWSHGFRMRDELLSRRFTLIDVGLAKQEEVLAVLYRGAIHEVLRVQICVADPSSPSWSCQSAHRRG; this comes from the exons ATGACAACGAGGTGGAAAGAGGAAAAGGCCGAAAGTCCCCAAACTCTGAAGTCAAATGCATTCTCATTTCAAAGTCccaagcaaaacaaaatgagCCCTCTCCCAGTTCCGGAGGATGTTGCCCTCCAAATTGCTTCGTTCCTGCAG GTGCCGGACCTTTGTTCGTTGGCCAGTTGTTCCCGGTTATGGAGGGAGCTGTGTGGGTCGGATTGCATATGGGAGTCTCTGGTACGAGACAGATGGCCCtctcttgaattgtccgatgggtcttcttcttcctctgcaataaaaaaacccaTGTCCATG GGATGGAGGTGCTTTTACATGGAGTTGCACAATGAGAAGGCGGCTCGTGCTACCTCGGTGGTTCAGTTTGTGGAAACATGCTCATCATCTGTATCCCTTGAGGTTGGGGAGTATCAGAAGGCAATGCAAGATTTGCACGCACTGCAATTTGGATATCAGGATGTACAAATGTTTCTTTTCAAACCAGAGCTTACTGTGCTGGTTAACCTACTTGGTTTGCACTACTGCATTAATTGGCTTGGAGTGCCG GCCAACTGTGTCCTGAAAGCACTCGAGAGTAGGAAGATATCTGAGCGGCAAGTTTGTGTTAAATGGTGGAAGCTTGGGATATGGTCCCACGGCTTCAGAATGCGGGATGAATTACTTTCTCGTCGGTTCACTCTGATAGATGTTGGTTTGGCCAAACAAGAGGAGGTTCTTGCGGTGCTTTATCGAGGTGCCATTCATGAGGTCTTACGAGTTCAGATCTGTGTTGCTGATCCCTCAAGCCCATCTTGGTCGTGCCAAAGCGCACACAGAAGGGGTTAG
- the LOC18788968 gene encoding snakin-2 isoform X1, with protein MAISVSISSRIVILVSVLVVCLVVFNPVDADETQANKNAAQSSLLDKLDCGGACAARCRLSSRPRLCKRACGTCCQRCSCVPPGTAGNQEVCPCYAALTTHGGKRKCP; from the exons ATGGCCATCTCAGTCTCAATCTCCTCCAGGATTGTGATTCTTGTTTCAGTACTCGTCGTTTGCCTTGTTGTTTTCAATCCTGTTGACGCTGATGAGACG CAGGCAAACAAAAATGCAGCGCAGAGTTCTCTCCTTGATAAATTAG ACTGTGGTGGAGCGTGCGCTGCTCGATGTCGTTTGTCTTCAAGGCCTCGGCTGTGCAAGAGGGCATGCGGGACTTGCTGCCAGCGCTGCAGCTGTGTTCCTCCGGGTACTGCCGGGAATCAGGAGGTCTGCCCCTGCTACGCCGCCCTCACCACCCACGGCGGCAAACGCAAGTGTCCTTGA
- the LOC18788968 gene encoding snakin-2 isoform X2, producing the protein MAISVSISSRIVILVSVLVVCLVVFNPVDADETANKNAAQSSLLDKLDCGGACAARCRLSSRPRLCKRACGTCCQRCSCVPPGTAGNQEVCPCYAALTTHGGKRKCP; encoded by the exons ATGGCCATCTCAGTCTCAATCTCCTCCAGGATTGTGATTCTTGTTTCAGTACTCGTCGTTTGCCTTGTTGTTTTCAATCCTGTTGACGCTGATGAGACG GCAAACAAAAATGCAGCGCAGAGTTCTCTCCTTGATAAATTAG ACTGTGGTGGAGCGTGCGCTGCTCGATGTCGTTTGTCTTCAAGGCCTCGGCTGTGCAAGAGGGCATGCGGGACTTGCTGCCAGCGCTGCAGCTGTGTTCCTCCGGGTACTGCCGGGAATCAGGAGGTCTGCCCCTGCTACGCCGCCCTCACCACCCACGGCGGCAAACGCAAGTGTCCTTGA